One window from the genome of Musa acuminata AAA Group cultivar baxijiao chromosome BXJ1-4, Cavendish_Baxijiao_AAA, whole genome shotgun sequence encodes:
- the LOC135645727 gene encoding uncharacterized protein LOC135645727 produces MLGSSLQLGRRHGEDRFYTAAMALRGHHQNSLRTRSSAAASAAFLNPALLPAFKDKPVVGDRRQLEDRSSSSSARAADACNLDRFLESTTPSVLAHYLPKTTMRDWRTCNVEYRPYFILGDLWDSFQEWSAYGVSIPLVLDSGDCVVQYYVPSLSGIQLYGEATKQGISTGLFCNMRREEESDNDCYQDSTSDGSSHGEHFSLEEGSSSDEGDAENSQGCLLFEYLEQDSPYHREPLADKVLDLACQFPELRTLRSYDLLPASWISVAWYPIYRIPIGQTLRDLDACFLTYHSLSTPIKGAAAAALPMMTYPKDNNCVPKISIPAFGLASYKFKNSLWTNTEGRERQLRVSLLQAADNWLRLLHVDHPDYQFFVSDGSCRR; encoded by the exons ATGCTGGGGTCGAGCTTGCAGCTCGGCCGCCGGCATGGGGAGGACCGGTTCTACACCGCTGCCATGGCTCTCCGGGGTCATCACCAGAACTCGTTGAGGACCCGGAGCTCCGCCGCCGCATCCGCTGCTTTCTTAAACCCCGCTCTTTTGCCGGCCTTCAAGGACAAGCCCGTGGTCGGAGACCGCCGGCAGCTGGAGGACCGATCGTCTTCATCTTCAGCACGGGCGGCGGATGCTTGTAATCTGGACCGCTTCCTGGAGTCCACCACTCCATCTGTTCTGGCTCATTACCTGCCGAAG ACGACGATGAGGGATTGGAGGACCTGCAACGTGGAGTATAGGCCTTACTTTATCCTCGGAGATCTGTGGGATTCATTCCAGGAGTGGAGTGCTTACGGTGTTAGCATTCCTTTGGTCCTGgatagcggagattgtgttgtTCAGTATTATGTGCCTTCCTTGTCCGGTATTCAGTTGTACGGTGAAGCAACTAAGCAAGGAATAAGCACTGG GCTATTCTGCAATATGAGACGAGAGGAGGAGAGTGATAATGACTGTTACCAGGATTCCACTAGTGATGGAAGTAGCCATGGTGAACATTTCTCGCTAGAAGAAGGGTCTTCAAGTGATGAGGGTGATGCTGAAAACTCTCAAGGTTGCCTACTCTTTGAATACCTTGAACAAGATTCTCCTTATCATCGTGAACCTCTAGCTGACAAG GTGTTAGATCTTGCATGTCAGTTCCCTGAACTGAGGACGCTTAGAAGTTATGATTTGTTGCCAGCAAGTTGGATTTCTGTtgcttg GTATCCTATATATCGCATTCCAATTGGACAAACACTAAGGGATTTGGATGCTTGCTTTCTGACTTACCATTCACTTTCCACTCCAATTAAAG gtgctgctgctgccgctctgCCCATGATGACCTATCCCAAGGATAATAACTGTGTTCCAAAGATCTCCATTCCTGCCTTTGGTCTAGCATCCTACAAGTTCAAGAACTCATTATGGACTAATACAGAAGGACGTGAGAGGCAACTCAGAGTCTCCCTACTGCAAGCTGCAGACAACTGGCTGCGACTCCTCCATGTTGATCATCCAGATTATCAATTCTTCGTATCGGATGGTTCATGCCGCAGGTGA